From Juglans regia cultivar Chandler chromosome 6, Walnut 2.0, whole genome shotgun sequence, the proteins below share one genomic window:
- the LOC108981822 gene encoding receptor-like protein kinase 7 has product MLPANLSRSWPCLYHCFYLLCFLSLLSGIRSDELQVLMKLKSALQGSNSSVLSSWESTSNTVCGFAGITCNSNGSVVEIELSNQKLTGTLPLDSICQLQSLEKLSLGFNLLHGPITEDLNNCVKLNYLDLGNNLFTGAVPDISSLSELKHLHINKSGFSGSFPWKSLQNMTGLVRLSIGDNPFNPSPIPPEVLKLTKLDWLYLSHCNIQGTIPTGIGNLRELINLEFADNNMTGEIPEEIGNLLNLWQLEIYNNSFTGKLPESLRNLTKLEMFDASRNRLEGDLSVLRFLTNLVSLQLFENNLSGEVPDELGEFKKLVNLSLYTNKLTGSLPQKLGYWANFNYIDVTDNLLTGPIPPDMCKQGTMMKLLLINNNFTGEIPATYENCSSLIRFRVNNNWLSGTVPPGIWGLPNLNIIDITSNFIQGPITSDIKYAKSLGQLFAGNNLLSGELPAKISEATSLVSIQLNDNQLSGNIPSGVGDLKLLNVLHLQNNKFSGSVPETLGSCNTLSDINMSNNSLSGRIPSSLGNLPTLNSLDISDNQLSGEIPASFSSLRLSFLDLSHNRLAGPIPQALSIAAYNGSFTGNPGLCILGVTSMFRRCPSGSGMSRNVRTLIICFAVGTAILLLFLVRFYYSKKGEKDDQGHSLKDESWDVKSFHVLSFSEDEILDSIKQENLIGKGGSGNVYKVLLSNGGELAVKHIWNSDSSGNGRRKSRSSTSPMLAKRGGRSKEFDSEVQTLSSIRHVNVVKLYCSITSEDSSLLVYEYLPNGSLWDQLHTDQKMQLDWEARYEIAVGAAKGLEYLHHGCEKPVLHRDVKSSNILLDEFLKPRIADFGLAKIVRANGNKDSTHVIAGTHGYIAPEYGYTYKVNEKSDVYSFGVVLMELVSGKRPIEPEFGENKDIVNWVCSNLRNKEMILSMVDSGIPEASKEEAMNVLRIAILCTAALPSLRPTMRSVVQMLEEAQPCRLMKIITAKDDGSKKKEVISTEKKNPEL; this is encoded by the exons ATGTTGCCGGCAAATTTATCCCGGTCGTGGCCATGCCTCTATCATTGTTTCTACCTACTCTGTTTCCTATCCCTTCTCTCCGGTATCCGTTCCGACGAGCTTCAGGTTCTCATGAAGCTGAAATCAGCCCTCCAAGGATCGAACTCCAGCGTCTTGAGTTCTTGGGAGTCGACGTCCAATACTGTCTGCGGTTTCGCCGGAATCACGTGCAACTCCAACGGTTCGGTTGTGGAAATCGAGCTTTCTAACCAGAAGCTAACTGGGACTCTTCCCCTGGATTCTATTTGTCAGCTCCAATCGTTGGAAAAGCTGTCGCTGGGGTTTAACCTCTTGCACGGTCCGATCACGGAGGACTTGAACAACTGTGTAAAATTAAACTACTTGGATTTGGGAAACAATCTCTTCACCGGAGCGGTTCCGGACATATCCTCTCTCAGCGAGTTAAAGCATCTTCATATCAATAAAAGTGGCTTCTCCGGCAGTTTCCCGTGGAAATCGCTCCAAAACATGACGGGTCTAGTCCGGCTCAGCATCGGAGACAACCCATTCAATCCTAGTCCAATTCCACCCGAGGTGTTGAAGCTCACCAAACTGGATTGGCTGTATCTCTCGCACTGTAATATCCAAGGAACAATCCCGACTGGGATTGGAAATCTCAGAGAGCTAATTAACTTGGAATTTGCGGACAATAACATGACCGGAGAAATTCCCGAAGAGATTGGGAACCTCTTGAATCTCTGGCAGCTGGAGATCTACAACAACTCGTTTACAGGGAAACTTCCTGAGAGTCTGAGAAACCTCACGAAGCTTGAGATGTTTGACGCTTCTAGGAATCGTCTCGAAGGCGATTTGTCGGTATTGAGGTTCTTGACCAACCTGGTGAGTCTGCAACTATTCGAGAACAACCTTTCTGGAGAAGTTCCGGACGAATTGGGCGAGTTCAAGAAGCTCGTGAATCTCTCTCTGTACACTAACAAGTTGACGGGTTCTCTGCCGCAGAAGCTTGGGTATTGGGCGAACTTCAATTACATAGACGTGACTGACAACTTATTAACAGGTCCAATCCCGCCAGATATGTGCAAGCAGGGAACGATGATGAAGCTTCTCTTAATCAACAACAATTTCACCGGCGAAATTCCGGCCACCTATGAAAACTGTTCGAGTCTAATTCGTTTCAGAGTCAACAACAACTGGCTTTCCGGCACCGTTCCCCCCGGAATCTGGGGATTACCGAACTTGAATATAATCGACATTACGTCCAATTTTATCCAGGGCCCGATCACGTCCGATATCAAGTACGCCAAGTCTCTTGGGCAGTTGTTCGCCGGAAACAATCTCTTATCGGGTGAATTACCTGCCAAGATCTCTGAAGCTACCTCTTTGGTGTCGATTCAGCTGAACGACAATCAGTTATCTGGAAACATTCCTTCGGGTGTGGGTGACTTGAAGCTATTGAATGTTCTTCATCTCCAGAATAACAAGTTCTCTGGTTCAGTACCAGAGACATTGGGTTCTTGTAACACTCTCAGTGACATAAATATGTCTAACAATTCGCTTTCGGGTCGAATCCCATCGTCTCTGGGAAATCTACCGACACTCAACTCTTTGGATATATCAGACAACCAACTTTCGGGAGAAATTCCGGCTAGTTTTTCGTCTCTCCGGCTAAGCTTTCTCGATTTATCCCACAACAGGTTGGCCGGTCCCATACCGCAAGCTCTGTCAATTGCAGCGTACAACGGCAGCTTTACTGGGAACCCGGGCCTCTGCATCCTTGGCGTCACCTCCATGTTCCGACGCTGTCCCTCTGGTTCGGGCATGTCCAGGAATGTCCGAACACTCATTATTTGCTTCGCAGTAGGTACGGCCATCCTACTTCTGTTTTTGGTGCGGTTCTACTATTCTAAGAAGGGGGAAAAGGATGATCAAGGCCATTCATTGAAGGACGAATCCTGGGACGTGAAGTCCTTCCATGTGTTGAGCTTTTCGGAGGATGAGATTCTTGATTCCATCAAGCAGGAGAATCTAATAGGAAAAGGTGGTTCTGGGAACGTGTACAAAGTGCTACTCTCCAACGGCGGAGAACTTGCAGTCAAGCACATATGGAACTCGGATTCAAGCGGTAATGGCCGGAGAAAAAGCCGGAGCAGCACCTCCCCTATGCTCGCGAAGCGAGGGGGGAGGTCGAAGGAATTCGACAGCGAGGTTCAGACCTTGAGCTCAATAAGGCATGTGAATGTGGTGAAGCTGTATTGTAGTATTACAAGCGAGGATTCGAGCTTGTTGGTGTACGAGTATTTACCAAATGGGAGCCTTTGGGATCAGCTGCACACAGACCAGAAGATGCAGCTTGATTGGGAGGCAAGGTACGAGATTGCTGTCGGTGCAGCCAAAGGGTTGGAGTATCTGCATCATGGGTGTGAGAAGCCAGTGCTTCACAGGGATGTGAAGTCTAGTAATATATTGCTGGATGAGTTTTTGAAGCCAAGGATTGCTGATTTTGGACTTGCTAAGATTGTTCGAGCCAATGGTAACAAGGATTCCACCCATGTCATTGCTGGGACACATGGCTACATTGCTCCTG AATATGGGTACACATACAAAGTAAATGAGAAGAGTGATGTGTATAGTTTTGGAGTGGTATTGATGGAGCTGGTGTCCGGAAAAAGACCGATAGAGCCGGAGTTTGGGGAGAATAAAGACATAGTGAATTGGGTTTGCAGCAATCTAAGGAACAAGGAGATGATACTTAGTATGGTTGACTCTGGAATTCCAGAGGCTTCAAAGGAAGAGGCTATGAACGTACTGAGAATTGCAATTCTCTGCACAGCAGCGCTTCCATCTCTTAGACCCACAATGAGAAGCGTTGTGCAAATGCTTGAGGAAGCTCAACCGTGTAGATTGATGAAAATTATCACTGCCAAAGATGATGGTAGTAAGAAAAAGGAAGTGATTAGTACAGAGAAAAAGAACCCAGAACTTTAA
- the LOC108981824 gene encoding receptor protein-tyrosine kinase CEPR1-like: MAPRSIVFIFLLGLLISLFCLSHAINTNQSQFFTLMKESVSGSSFLSNWDVSREKAYCNFNGVSCDDQGYVVKLDFSGWLLSGTFPTDVCSYLPKLRVLRLGLNKFSDDFPVSIANCTLLEELNTSHLYQSGVLPDFSPMKSLRILDLSYNLFKGNFPISIVNLTNLQVLNFNENQGFHLWELPENISRLTSLRIMVLTTCMLHGTIPKAIGDMTSLVDLELSGNYLVGQIPAELGLLKNLLQLELYYNELVGNIPEELGNLTKLTDLDMSVNKLTGNIPESICLLPKLRVLHLYNNSLTGEIPGAIESSTSLTSLSLYGNFLMGEVPRNLGQSSQMIVLDLSENRLSGPLPKEICKGGKLVYFLVLENNFSGRLPEHYSKCVSLLRFRVSHNHLEGSIPEGLLSLPRVSIIDLGYNNLDGILADTVGNARNLSELFIQGNRISGVLPSGISQATNLVKIDLSNNLLSGPIPSEIGNLRKLNLLLLQGNMLTSSIPDSLSLLRSLNVLDLSNNQLIGNIPESLSELLPNSINFSNNSLSGPIPISLIKGGLVESFSGNPGLCVLVYVNSSDQSFPICSKVQNRKKVNSIWPIGVSVVLIVLGALLFLKRRFSQERAMIEHVEMVSSSFFSYDVKSFHRISFNQHEVIEAMVDKNIVGQGGSGTVYKIELSSGEVVAVKRLWSKKTKETAPEDQLFLDRELKTEVDTLGSIRHKNIVKLYCYFSSLDCSLLVYEYMPNGNLWDALHKGWIHLDWPTRHQIALGIAQGLAYLHHDLLPPIIHRDIKSTNILLDVNYQPKVADFGIAKVLQARGGKDSTTTVIAGTYGYLAPEYAYSSKATTKCDVYSFGVVLMELITGKKPVELEFGEGKNIIYWVSNKVDTKEGAMEVLDNRLSGSFKDEMIQVLRIAIRCTYKAPALRPTMKEVVQLLIEADPCGFNSCKPSNKTKDASNVTKIKNPFEL, from the exons ATGGCTCCTCGATCTATTGTCTTTATCTTCCTTCTCGGGTTGCTTATTTCACTCTTTTGTCTTTCTCATGCAATCAATACTAACCAGTCTCAATTCTTCACCTTGATGAAAGAGTCTGTCTCCGGAAGCTCCTTCTTGTCCAACTGGGATGTCTCGAGAGAAAAAGCTTACTGCAACTTCAATGGAGTTAGCTGTGATGATCAAGGTTATGTTGTCAAGCTTGATTTCTCTGGTTGGTTACTTTCGGGTACATTCCCAACAGATGTATGCTCGTACTTGCCAAAGTTGCGTGTGCTCCGTCTTGGCCTGAACAAATTCTCCGACGACTTTCCTGTCAGCATAGCCAACTGCACCCTCTTGGAAGAGCTGAACACGAGTCACCTGTATCAATCAGGAGTTCTTCCTGATTTCTCACCGATGAAATCTCTGAGGATACTTGATTTGTCGTACAATCTCTTTAAGGGCAACTTCCCCATTTCGATCGTTAACCTTACCAATCTGCAGGTGCTTAACTTCAATGAAAACCAGGGTTTCCATTTGTGGGAACTCCCAGAGAATATTTCCAGGCTGACGAGTCTTAGAATCATGGTCTTGACAACATGCATGTTGCATGGTACGATCCCAAAAGCAATAGGAGACATGACATCCCTCGTTGATCTTGAACTGAGTGGGAATTACCTCGTGGGTCAAATTCCAGCAGAGCTAGGATTGCTGAAGAATTTGCTGCAACTTGAACTCTACTACAACGAACTTGTAGGAAATATACCTGAGGAGCTTGGAAATCTAACAAAGCTCACAGATTTGGACATGTCTGTCAATAAATTGACAGGAAATATCCCAGAATCCATTTGTCTTCTTCCCAAGCTCCGAGTCCTACATCTTTACAACAACAGCCTTACAGGAGAAATTCCAGGTGCAATTGAAAGCTCCACATCCTTGACCAGTTTATCACTTTATGGCAATTTTCTGATGGGGGAAGTTCCACGAAATCTAGGGCAATCATCACAAATGATTGTCTTGGACCTGTCGGAAAACCGACTTTCTGGTCCTTTACCTAAGGAGATTTGCAAAGGAGGTAAATTGGTTTACTTTCttgttcttgaaaataatttctctggAAGGTTACCTGAACATTACTCAAAATGTGTGTCTCTTCTTCGATTTCGAGTTAGTCATAACCATCTGGAGGGGTCCATTCCTGAAGGACTTCTAAGTCTTCCCCGTGTCTCAATCATTGACTTGGGTTACAATAATTTAGATGGTATCCTTGCTGACACAGTTGGAAATGCTAGAAACTTGTCAGAACTATTCATTCAGGGCAACAGGATTTCAGGTGTTCTACCTTCTGGAATCTCTCAAGCAACCAATCTGGTGAAGATTGATCTGAGTAATAATCTACTATCTGGTCCAATACCTTCTGAAATTGGCAATTTGAGAAAGCTAAATTTGTTGCTACTACAAGGAAACATGCTCACATCTTCCATTCcagactctctttctttgcTAAGATCTCTCAATGTTCTTGATCTCTCGAACAACCAGCTGATTGGAAATATCCCAGAAAGCCTCTCTGAATTGTTACCCAACTCCATCAACTTTTCAAACAATTCGCTTTCTGGTCCAATTCCAATCTCGCTAATAAAAGGAGGGTTGGTAGAAAGCTTCTCTGGCAACCCAGGTCTGTGTGTGTTAGTCTATGTTAATTCCTCAGATCAAAGCTTCCCCATTTGTTCAAAAGTTCAGAACAGAAAGAAAGTAAATTCTATCTGGCCAATTGGAGTTTCGGTTGTTCTCATTGTTCTTGGAGCTCTCCTTTTCCTAAAACGCAGGTTTAGTCAAGAGAGGGCTATGATAGAACATGTTGAGATGGTTTCTTCATCATTCTTCTCATATGATGTAAAAAGCTTCCATCGAATAAGTTTCAACCAACATGAGGTCATCGAAGCCATGGTGGACAAAAACATCGTGGGACAGGGAGGATCTGGGACAGTGTATAAGATTGAGTTGAGCAGTGGAGAAGTTGTTGCAGTGAAGAGACTTTGGagtaaaaaaactaaagaaacaGCTCCAGAGGATCAATTGTTCCTAGACAGGGAGCTGAAAACTGAGGTCGATACTCTTGGAAGTATAAGGCACAAAAACATAGTCAAGTTGTACTGCTATTTCTCAAGTTTGGATTGCAGTTTGCTGGTTTACGAGTATATGCCGAATGGTAATCTTTGGGATGCCCTTCACAAAGGGTGGATTCATTTGGATTGGCCTACTCGCCATCAGATTGCGCTAGGCATTGCACAGGGTTTGGCGTACCTCCACCATGATCTGCTGCCTCCTATCATTCACAGAGACATCAAGTCAACCAATATCCTTCTAGATGTCAATTACCAGCCCAAGGTTGCAGATTTTGGCATAGCCAAGGTTTTACAAGCAAGAGGAGGGAAGGATTCTACCACTACCGTAATTGCAGGGACTTATGGCTATCTAGCACCAG AATATGCATATTCATCTAAAGCAACAACAAAGTGTGATGTCTACAGTTTTGGAGTAGTTCTAATGGAACTGATAACTGGGAAGAAGCCAGTAGAGCTAGAGTTTGGAGAGGGCAAGAATATCATATATTGGGTCTCAAACAAAGTGGACACCAAAGAAGGAGCCATGGAGGTTTTAGACAATCGATTATCAGGGTCATTCAAGGATGAGATGATCCAAGTTCTTCGTATTGCCATTCGTTGTACCTACAAGGCCCCAGCACTTCGCCCAACCATGAAAGAGGTGGTTCAACTGCTGATTGAGGCTGACCCTTGTGGATTCAATTCTTGCAAACCCTCAAATAAGACCAAAGATGCATCAAATGTCACCAAAATAAAGAACCCATTTGAGTTATGA